One stretch of Actinomycetota bacterium DNA includes these proteins:
- a CDS encoding CopG family transcriptional regulator, whose translation MSKIVTLRLDETLYDRLKKLAEAENRPLSNYIITAAKKFVEESIFASDEEMAEILSDKVLMGRIKKGSRQVKARKGRLIG comes from the coding sequence ATGTCCAAGATTGTTACTCTCAGGTTAGACGAAACTCTTTATGATAGGCTAAAAAAGTTAGCTGAAGCTGAAAATCGTCCTCTTTCCAATTATATTATTACCGCCGCAAAAAAATTTGTGGAGGAATCTATTTTTGCCAGCGACGAAGAGATGGCAGAAATTTTGTCGGACAAGGTTCTAATGGGTCGAATCAAAAAGGGATCTCGCCAGGTTAAGGCTAGAAAGGGTCGCCTGATTGGCTAA
- a CDS encoding type II toxin-antitoxin system mRNA interferase toxin, RelE/StbE family, protein MANYRIFETENFQDNLKQIRLAGSKSIQKKLESYVYPQLREEPHFGLNIKKLRDFTPETWRYRIGDWRFFYQIDEEEHIVYMVAAHHRKEAY, encoded by the coding sequence TTGGCTAATTATCGCATTTTTGAAACCGAGAATTTCCAGGACAATCTAAAACAAATTCGACTAGCTGGCTCCAAAAGTATCCAAAAGAAACTGGAAAGTTACGTATATCCTCAATTGCGAGAAGAACCTCATTTTGGTTTAAATATCAAGAAACTTCGCGATTTTACTCCAGAGACCTGGCGTTACCGTATTGGTGATTGGCGTTTCTTTTACCAAATTGACGAAGAAGAACATATAGTTTATATGGTTG